In Glycine max cultivar Williams 82 chromosome 15, Glycine_max_v4.0, whole genome shotgun sequence, the DNA window cgaaaatatttttaattaacatattttaactCAAATAGAAGTCATAAATGAAGTTTactttaattaacattttaaactGAAATTTACATTTCTCGAAAATATTtctatatttcatttaaaatatattataaaatgttaGAATTTAGCTATATTAAgtataaatttacatattttatgaGCATCTATCTGGTGCCAACGCAATCCTAACCAAACATGATAACAAAATGGGGCCGAATTCAGTCCAGAATATAATGCATAGGCTCATAAAAGAATAAtgattatttcattttgttgttgcGATTATGGCCCGCCTCAGCGTCTCTTGTTGCCCACggaaaatggaaataaaaaactagaagataaaataataaaaataaaaataaaaataaaaggagttGAGATTTGACACGTGCAAGAAAGGTGGGACCTGGAGGAATGATCCACACAGGAACATTACAGACAACGGAGGGAGACGGGTTTGAGCCTTTGAGGGTTtccatttttctctcttaaataaaataaacaaaggaTTCAATTTTTACCAATTTCTACTTGTTAGTATTTTCTTTGCAATTTAAACTCAAGATACTGGCACGcagaaatttgtaattttataattaaatttattaattatttgttatttttgaattttttaaattttaattagatccGACAGTTTGTGCATAATTAAAAAGTTCATATAAATTCAGAGActcaactttttgttttttgtttttaataataaaaaaagagagaagcaaGAGAATAACTAAACCTAAATAAAACATAGTAATTcaatttgttgttattttaattgTGATGAGTCGTGATATGCAGCACAGGCAGGCAGGGAAGCACATTATATAAACCTTACACTCCTCCCTCATCCGTTCCTTCTTTCCTTCATTCCAAACCACACCCACCACTTCTTCCGATCAGATGTCCGACGATCACTGGATCAAGGTCGCCATGGCTGACGATTCTCTCGTCGTCGACCTTCTCCTCCGCCTCCACCGCCCTCCACCGCCGCCACCGCCCTGTCTAAACCTCCACTGGACGGTGCGTCAGCGGCGCTCCAGATCTGCTCACAACAAAGCGGAGTCCACCAGGGCCAGCCCCACCACGCCGCTTTCCTGGAGCGGCGCCACGTCAGCAAGCGGCGGCAACCTCGATGGCTATGAGGAGTACAGCCGCCCAAGCAAACCAACCCAAACCTCAAGATCTAAGGTTcgcctctctctctcactcttcgCTTCCGCCCTGACTCGCCTTGCGTGTCTCACGCATTCGTTTCTCGTGTCCTCGCGTCTCAGTAAAACGCCCAACACCTAACTCTCTTTgcgttttgtttttgtatggctCTATAAGTATAACACGTTGCTTGGTGTGGCGTGGTGTGGCAGCTTCTTGTCTTCGAATGGACGAAAATGCCATACACGAGCCACCAGCACTAGCCGGAGCCCCCGTGTCTGTCGTCAGCGTTTTTTTCGTCTTTAATTGAAAATTCATTCAagttaaaacaaagaaaaaggagtTACTACACTCTGATTCAATTCAACGCATGGTTTCATTCTTCTTAACACGTATTAGTATTTTCCTCGCCACTTTTGTTTTGACGGAAACGCCCTTCCTTCGTCTCTCTATGTGCGTTTCCCCCGTATTTTCCTCCGCATCTGGTGTGGTATGGACTTGGTATTTGCAAGGGGTAGATTCTCCGCCAGGGCTAATCTCGTAATATACGTGGTGGGaatattatgaaaaatgttACCTGAACAAGCAATGGCCTATTTGACACCTAgagaacaagaaagaaaaaagagaaaatatatatatatatatatatatatatatatatatatatatatataataaaatttataatgggataaaaagatttaaaaaatattgaatgaatatttaaaataatagaatgtttatatattattattagaatattaTCAAGCTGTTTTGGTgggaaaaaaatagtttgttttgttttgccaCTGCATAATGTTTGGTGTAGTGTATAGTAGTGGTTGACTGGTTGTGCACTTTTTTTGGTGTTTATAATTACGAGGCTTGGGGTTGGGTTGGTAACTTGTATAGTGTCGTGGCTCCATTGTTGCTTttccactctctctctctctctctctctctttcattttcgttcattaataataataattatttataactaatCCCACTTCATTTCCGGGTCTGCGTGGTCGTTTCACATGTGAGTTAAAGATGAGAAATATCAGTTACGAAATCCGCGTCACAGTTTGAACGCAACCCAGCCCTCTCCCTCTGTGGCATGTCAAATAATAAGATAGTGCACGACCAAAGTCAAAAGTGGGAATgggatcatttttatttttcctttttttaaaaaattaaaataaagggcGATTAGGAGTGcgagtttttgtttttgtttttgattagGAACTGTTATTCTAGGCTGTTAATTGTGATAGTAGTGTTTTGGTGGGGTCCCAAATGTAAGAAGCTGTGGTCTAAGTGTGTGACGAAAATAAATGGAATGGGTAATGCAGTGTCGTAAGTAAACCTAAGCGAAAGGACAAGGAAATTGGAAAGAAAAGGGGTCGCTTCTTCTGCTGTGCTGTGTTTTAAATGTCACCAACGATTATAGCGATTTTGGTGGCTCCCAATCGAAATTGGGGACCACATAGTTACCAAATACTCCAGCTGGCTCGTTAGTTGTGTTGTGTATTAATCTCTACCGATACATTGCTTTCATTTTTAAACATACTAGTAGTACattttaattggtatttgaGGGTGCATGCAAAGAATTTAGCATTACCCGTTTATTTTGGATTGTGATTTGTTTCTCTTTACCCACCCtaaatatcactttttttttcttcatccctCTCAAAATAACGTCTCTCTCGCTGTGACTGTACGGAGCCACAGCAGTGCAATTGTAAGGTAATATAAATAAGATTTCCTTAGATTAGAATATGGTACACTTCAATTAATGCTACGTTACGTTGAGTACCTTAGTGTAAGTATTTTTTTCCATGGTCATGTTAATTTCTGTAATAGTAGAACAAACATGAAAAGTATCAGATCCTTAAAAAAGGTTTAAGTGAACGGGTTATCCTAGATTATTGTCCCTGATCTTCAGATGTCATGAAATGGTAACCATTCTCATTTCTCAAAGCCCATGTATTGTTTGATTTATTGTTTATCTCTAATCTAATGTAGGGTTTAacttcgttttttttttatttataaaagaacgAGAAATTGggctaaatataatatttaaaaagaactcaaaattaaaagtagtttttctactttttttatgaaaaagcaAAACAATTCATTATAATGAAACTTAGAATGTCCACAAGTGGTGGCCACCCCAAGCCGAGGTACATGAAGTTTTTTTCTATTGAACAAAAGTTCAATAAAGAGCTTTTATAACAGCTAATTAAGGGGAGATTATATTTTTAAGGAGAAAACAAGCCAAAAAATTAGATCCAACACTACCCAAATTAATGTTCTTCTCCTTGTTGTGTTCTTTGCCTTGAACAGTATGGTATTATAATGTTATTTCGCTCCataattccatatttttctgGATCCTAAATTCTCTTATATTTGGTATTTTGCAGGTTGCTAATCCCAGCGAAACAACCACTACCAGAAAGACCAGGAGAAAAAAGGTAATTATGAACCTTTTACTTGAATGATGTCCATATTGTCGGATCTTCTAACAATTGGAGCGTTccttaaatttagtttttcgGGAGCATTTAATTACACGAACGGTGATGCGTGTGTGTCATGATATTTGATGGGataataaagaatatatatttgtatgaatTATAGGAATTTGAGTCAAAGGATAGGGCGATAGATGGATCTATGACAGGATAAACTCTTGTAGACCATGTTTGGGAAAGTTGGGCAGACAAAATCATAAGCACTATCATTTTATAGTACATAATCATATAAATCTAGACTACCCAACTTGTCTATTATTGATTGGTCTAGACTACCCAACTTGTGTAGATAGGATCTATTCAGCGATTTTTCCTATGACAATATATTCTTATTTAGCAAAAGAAACTAGAGAGACGAGGGTGCGAGTGGGAGAGAGAGGAGCAAATCCAATGGTCGTGAGTGGAGGTAAAGGAGGAGCTTAAAATTATTTGTCGTTAACCTAGTTGAGAAATTTCTGTTAATTGAATAGACTAATTAACTAACTAGTTTACATGTTTTCTTTGAGTTCATTGAAAGCAAAGTGCAAATCATTGGAACTAAAACGAAGTTTTGATACTTTGATTTAGCCAACAACTAAGGATTAAAGACAATTTTGTCAGTGTTTTCAACCACTCGTACATTAAAGACATTGACTCAATGGGTTGTTGGTGTTTTAGATGTTGCTACTTGCTAGTGATTTTATACTAGGTTTAGTTTGTGGTATAGTTATAATATTAACTAGTATTCAGTGCAATTGTCAACGtaaaagtttataaaataaCTAGCAAATCTATTTGCATATCGCTGTGGCCCCATCCATGTTTTGCCATTAcatttatgcataaaaaaataattgtatgtTCTCCATTTgtgtatgtgattttttttccttctgttTTCAGTTTCCTGCTTAACATATCTTAAACCTAATGCTTATCGTGTCTGCAGACCTTAGCTGAACTAAAAGCGGAGGAGGATTTGTTgctgaaagaaagaagaaatttgaaaaaagtaTGATTTTGACCTTATTTACCTAGATACTTTATTTTCGCTTCACATTAGTTTGTTTACTAACATTGTGTGAATTTTGGAACAGGAACTGGCATTCTTGCGTCTCACTGTTGAGAAACATAGAGCCAcaaatgaaagcataaagagAAAGAAGGTGATCGCCTTCCCCTTATATTGTACCTTTTGTAAAACCTTATCGTTAGTTTTTCTCAGTTCACATACctaacataatataataataagctGTAATATACTGTTGCTTTCAGTTTCTAAAATCTCTAAACTTGTTGAGTGATGAATAAATCTATAAGATATAGTGCAATAGAATCTAATATGGGTTAACATTTTATAACAGCTTGATTTTGAGTCACGGCAGAATTCTAGTGCTGCTGCTACGGCCTCTGAGGTGTCTGGGAAAGCTGTGAATGGCTCATTTCAATTTGTAAAAGCAGAGTGTCATCCATCTAATTCAGTCTCACATGACGATTCACCTGTTTGTGCAGCAAATGTTTCTCCCAAAGCACAAGATAATATTGGTAACCAAGAATCTACATTCGTGCTCCCTGATCTAAATTTGCCTGTCGATGAGGATATCAGCGCCAATATCATGCATTATATTGAACTAAGCTAATAAAGGATAGGATCTCGAATGACATTCCGCATACTGATAAGTTAGACGAACATCATCTTGCAAGTATGCCTAATAGTCGTAATAGTATAAGGTATAGCATGTCAGTcctaacaaattagattttgCTACTGTAATTGTAGATGTTAAACCATTCACTTTTTCCACTTGGTCAAAACTGATGTggaaattgtttttttcttcttttttttttcattcatgaaACTGAGGGTAGTGTAGAAATCCTAACACATCAGGCTTAGttccattctttttttcttcacagGTTTCTACATTATCCAAAATTCTTTGTGGCAACCCTCGACCGTCCTTTATTATAGATATATTTTCTGATAAATGTAATTAGGTGTTCTATAGATAATTCAAGAATTTTGGTTCTTTTAGTGAGGTTGTCTGCATTTACCATGATTTGGTTTCTTGTTGGTTCTCTTAAAAAAGCTTATTATGCATCGTTTAAAAAGATAACGTTTTCGGATTCTCGTTACTCGCTAAAACCGGGTGTCTTTAACTTGCGCTTTATAAGTTTGAAATTATATAAGTGTGAGGACAGTGATAGTCTATTCGAATTGAAATTTTCATAAGATcagttatatttaaatttaatttaatctaaatttaGTCATATATGAATATGCAGGGCTTTCAAGTGTCTGATCATTCTTTTTTGACTCCACCCTAGTTCGTTTATTTCGCATGATGCTACGGATTTGGGGATTCTGTGTTCTGTTGTTTTCTGTTTccatcattataaaaaaaagagtagtatatgaatatataagataatttttgttaaaagataACATTGAGGCAATGTAAATCTTTagatataatatattaagagatataaggttgatttgatggtaaaaaaaaaaaataaagtcattGTTTGAATTTCagctaacaaaaaaattttTGATAAACTAGCGGTTAAcattttctgataaaaaaagtataacatTTTATAGTAAatcagaattaaaaatataagattaagatatattttattatatatttgaagtaaataatattaatacaaaCATAATACTGTATCAATATTTATTAAACTAAAACCTTattgttaattatataattatttgtaaaaaataaaagcataattgtaacttttaattcacttttttttcgtGAATTTTACTTCAAACTTAcaaattttaaccttttttcACTTGTTGCTAaattcatttattgtttttctcttattttatccTGGAAGTTTTACAATGCTGTCCATAATGGTCGTTATGGCCAaccaacaaatttaaaattaactaagaGTTAAAATTTGTCCTTTTTAGAACTTTAGAGGTaaaatttatggaaaaaaaaatgaaattaaaattcgtAACAAAGTCAAACTTTGgaacattatataaaaaaaaaggaatagatAAGTCAGAATGATCAAAGATATAGTTTTGAAGAGAATAGTAGGACGACTATGAGTCTGAGGTGTTATGTAAGGCGCACATGAAACACGAACAAAAGCAGCACTTAACTTTGGATAACGGTTTCAGGGAAATTGGAATAACTCCAACGCCGTAACCGTAGCAGAGGCAGACGCAGAGTTCATGGGTATATTAAAATTCCCCACTTTAGCCTTCAGAATCTCAATCCCCTTTCGCCAATATTTATTTCGTACGCTAATAATATCCATATCTTTTTGTTGCTTCGTACAGGAAAATCAAATACAGTACTGTTTTATTTGGCAATTCTATTTCATCAtcatattacttttttaattttttttctattgaataAAGTTGATTTTACTTCAGGATTCACTATATCTTTCAAATATACACTATCTACacgtattttttaattatttaaaagtattttaaat includes these proteins:
- the LOC100811711 gene encoding uncharacterized protein, which gives rise to MSDDHWIKVAMADDSLVVDLLLRLHRPPPPPPPCLNLHWTVRQRRSRSAHNKAESTRASPTTPLSWSGATSASGGNLDGYEEYSRPSKPTQTSRSKVANPSETTTTRKTRRKKTLAELKAEEDLLLKERRNLKKELAFLRLTVEKHRATNESIKRKKLDFESRQNSSAAATASEVSGKAVNGSFQFVKAECHPSNSVSHDDSPVCAANVSPKAQDNIGNQESTFVLPDLNLPVDEDISANIMHYIELS